The following DNA comes from Caretta caretta isolate rCarCar2 chromosome 10, rCarCar1.hap1, whole genome shotgun sequence.
AATGTGGAAAAGCACAGATGAGACTAAGCTCTTTTGGATAAGGACTGTCTGTGTTTATAATGCCTAGCAGGCGAGTGAGTAATTTTTAAGATCTCTGCCTTTCCTCCCTGCCTGAATAAATTTATATCTTCCTCATTTACCACCTGTTTTAGCATCAGCTGAAATAGTGACAGTTAAGAGTCAAGTGCACCTGCCAAATATTTTCTATATTGGCTTAGTAGTGGAATATTGTGTCTTCCAATTTGCAAAATCAGAGCAGCCTAGTTACTCTTCCAAAGTATAACACATACTATTGGGTTTTTACTTGCAGTATAAGTCAAAGAACACATACCTGGAGAAGATTGATGGGTTCCGAGGCTACTATTTCCGCTGGCTGAAAGCAATGGTAGCAGAGGAGACTCCACACCCGTGGGCAAAATACAGAACTTCAGCAGCCAAGGGCAGTGCAGAGGACATGCAGCCCCAGGGCACCATGGAACAGTAACTATTGAGAGCAAGTCAGTATTTTCCATGTGTGGAATGTGCACTATTTCAGATGCTGGAACTACCTAGACAGAGGAATTTGGAGGGCTGTTTCCTTCAGGTGCCTTATAGTAGGCAACACTCTACTTGTATGTTGACTATTTTAATAAAGTGCCATCTCAACAGAAGAAATAAGTGGGTGGTCATAGTGTAGCTTCCCACTACTGTTAAACAGATGCTTTGTTAGTAGTGGCACACTTGTGTTAGAGGTTTGAATTGCTAGAGTTGTTCGAAACAACTTAGTGGTTCTCTAATTCATCTGCAGAGGTAGATCATAAGGCAGGTTTTGATTCCATCTGCCTCTGTGTCCAGGCATTACTGAAGAAGAGGACCTTTAGACCTGAACAGCAACCACTGTCTGCTGCTCCCTGGGAGAAGAAATTATCACCCCTAAAACAAAAGCAACAAAGGAAATGAAGTAAAAAGTAAGAGGATTCTCTTTTTCAAAGGCCAAAACACTTATTAGATGCAAATGCTTTCCTATTACTTTTCCACAGAAGCATTTCCTGCTGTTTTTAGGAGGGATACAATGTGATCACATGtggcagaggagatggagaacTTAAAATGCTTAACACTAACAGCTGCTTGTGGAATACAGCTGCTAAGCATCTGTAACGCGAATGACAAACCTAAGGCCAGTTCTTGGCTCAAATAGGAGACGACAATACAGCTTTGACCCTGTGTTACTTTCCTTACTGTTTGCCAAGGGTATGATTATCCATGAAATTAAGTACTCAGTTTGTACCTCCATGCTATCCCACTAACTTACAATGCAATTCTCGTTAAGCAATTTATTGAAAGCTGCCTTCCCTTCCACCTAGAGAAGCTTTCAGGGCTTGAAAGTTGGCAGTCTGGGACTTGCTAAATTTAGTAACAGACCAGAATTCCAAACCCCAGGAACTCATTCCTACCAAAGCTGTAACCCAGGGAGAAAGAGGAAGATTGACTTTCCAATGGTACAACACACAGCCAGGCCAGCTAGCCTCACTAGTACTGAAATTTGAAGTAACAGAAAACCTGTATTGAAGTTTGTACTAGTTTCTGTATACCTGCCTCCCTATCTTGCTTTAGTGAGTCACTTTGTAATTAAGGACACTACTATTAGAGACAAAAGGATAGTTGTACAAAGTCAGCTTTCTGGGTATGGCATAGAGTTGTCACTTGTTAAGGAGTACACCCTATTCACAGGTGCCTCTACTACTGACAGTAAAGCTCTGCTGCTAAGAGCCATttgccattgtgtgtgtgtgagagagagagagagaatgtaattAATCTTTGAACCTTGTCACAGGACTGTGCCACTCCACTGTGGGGGaggtaacattttattttaaaataaaatggatatACAAAACTAATCAAAATCACTCACTACTGCATTTTATGATCCAGGTGGGCATATTGCTGTTCAGACTGTTAAAGGAAGCTTGACTCACTGCAGGGTTTATACAAGACAATTATAGCAGTAAAAGTCCATGATGTGGAATCAGCACTTTTCAGAACCTCAAAAgaagtgtccagtttttaaagatTTCACCCTGAGCAGCCTCTGCATCCACAGTGAGTGCACTCAATGATTCTCCCctataaagcaaaaacaagcatTAGTCACCACATTCTAGATAAGTTACTTTATATAGAGAACGAGTATTCTTAATAAGCTAGTGCAGTATGCTATGTCTCAAACAGGGGAAGTCCTCTGAAGCGTCCATAGCTCTAAATTTCCTGCTACTCTACATACAGTCTCCACCACCGCTTTACACAACTTTATGCGGAGGAATCAGGCATTACTATAAAAACAAATGGAAGTGAATATTCCATCAGGAAAGATTATGGAATCCTACAGAACTAGGTTTGGCCAAGAAGTGGATCACTGGGCCTCTGCTGTCTGGAACTATGAATAGAAAATTGAAGGGATAGTTCCAGATTTTAACTGGTCCAGTGACTATCAGTTTTCCTTTCTACTATACAAATTTTCATCTAAAGCAGTGGGAGCTTCTGCACTATAGCTATGTTCCAAGCTCAAATTATCATCAAGAAGAAAGGGAACACATCCGAAACTAAACAGTTGTATTTCCTTTTGGGTATTTTAAGATTCACTGCACTTTGCCACAGTCAAATCCCTCTCAAAAATAGCTCAGTCTGACTTGAAGGGGACAAGGACCAttctttgttctgtatttatgcagcgcctagcacaatcaGGTCCTGGCCTaggactagggctcctagatgcCACAGCAATACACATAATTAGGCTCAAGACACTATGTATAGGAAGTCAGGGCTCTGGTCTCAAGTGTTATTCTAGCACCCTAAACACTGCACCAGAATTTTAGTTGGTTAAGTGTGACGGTAACTGGGGCAAGTCTATATTACCCCCTTAATGTCATTTTCATGGGCAAATGCttcaggaaacaaaggaaaaacaGAGGATAGTCACTTAACAGCAGAATCCAGGGGTAAGGAAACTAGAAACTGATACTATTATCAAAGGTAGTAGAGGAGATATAATTCCGGTAAGTCATAACTGCTGGCTCAAAATCCAAGCAAGGAAAATAGCATTAGAGCAAATAAAAAATTCATACCACTTCCAGCTTGCTTTTTGGGACCCTGCAAATGCAGTTAGTTCCAAAGTTGGTATCCCGAGTCTGGATACAGCGCAGGCAGCAAAGGTTCTCATAACCCTGTTTCTTCCACTTTGCAATCAGGTTTTTGTCAGCATATCCTTCTCTGATACAGTATTCATACAGTTCTGCACGAGAGAGGTGACTGGTCAGCACCACAGAATTCTCAATGGGGGAAGATAAAtgaatagtttatttaaaaagttttagtcTTTACACTGAATCTAGTTCTCAGTGTCTGTATTTGCTAGCAAGTCGAACTAGCAGAGGgaaaagtcactttttttttttaaagaacaattaTTTAATCCTTTCCCATCAATAATCTAATTCTGGTTTACATGCACTGGCTAATGACTCAGACAGTCCATCTGGAAGCTGTGATCTCTTCACCTCAAGAGCAAATATTTAAGCTTTTTACCTCTGCTAATAGCTTTTCTCTTATAGAAGAGATCAAAGATGTAGCGTGTTTTCTGGTGATGAATTCTGAAGATGGGCCAGAGGGATTCTACCTTCCTCTTCCCTTCATGAGGCTCAGTCTCCGCTGAGGAAAGAGGGCACAGAAGTCAGATTTTGCTGTCAGTGACCTGCAAGTTATTACAGCAGTATATATCCTAAAAAAAGCACCATtattctgagaaaaaaaaatgtaattttaaagggGCCTGGGGagattgtaaaaaacaaaattcaatGGAGAAAAAACACACAGGAGGTATTTAACTCTCAAGCACTCCCGTTGGAAAGAGAGTCAGAGAGCTAAAGGGATGATGGTAAGGAAAATGCAGGTATAGTGATTGGATAGGACAGGCACATCTGAATACCCATGAAACCAAGAGTGACAGCACAGACTGGAATCAAACACTGCTGGCCTTtgcaatgcaagcttccccctGCACATAGTTATACCAGTGTGCTTTAATTCTGGCCTATAGTAGTCCTTAGAGGTTGGGTGGAGTACTATTGACTCAGAACAACATTCATTTCATTTGCAAATCAAGCCATAGATCCAGAGATGATCCACATAACTCATTCAGCTATGTCCGAACCCCACGTGTCTTAAATTAGAATTAGGAATTTGTCTTCTAGGGGTAACTTTCAATGCAGGAAATTAACACACTAAGttaccaccaccaaagtgtttCATCATTATTAGCCCCTactgaaaacagatttaaaaaaaaaaaaaacacacttgctgTCTTTTTATAAAACATGTGTATCCTGAAGCTCCTAAGGTTTGTACAATCACAGGGTCACATGCTAACCAGCATCTGGCTTCATAACTTACCTTCTCTCATTTTTTGATCCAGCTCATCCAATGTTGGTTCAATCAGTTCCCAGCCATCCGGAGGAGCTTTCCTGCTTCTCTTTACTTTGGGCATCTTCTCAAAAAAGCCTGTTCAGGAGAAAAATGCAGGTCAGGTTTTAATAGCACTTGTTTCCAGATATCATAAAATCATCGTGCCCCCCGCcgcagggaaagaaaagaaaaaaaaaaaagcataaggaAGCCTGTGAGACTTTTCAGGATTATTTTGACTCCCTTGCTGTCATTACTCCTTTTTCAATGATAaagataaagatttttttttaaatttagagatAAATGAAACAAAGGAACAAaaccaacactttttttttatacaATGAATAAGTGTTTAACGTGTTACCAGTGTATAGGAGGGAGTGAGCCTTTCCTAACTGCCCTTATAATTCATAACATATTTCTTCACTTTTAAGGGCCAGCTGGGAAGGTTTCCCAGTTAATAGTACTTTGGACTGAAGGCATTAGAGAAAATCAAAGACCTATTTATTATGCTTCACAAACTACTATGAGATACATATGCATCATAACTGCCATTGTAATGACAGGGAAGCCAGATAgcacccagcaagtcagtgacaaagCTGGGATGGAAATCCCAGAGTTTTAGCTCCCGTCACATTTGCTTTTAACCACAGACTGTGGCCATAACCATTATACACAAATATTGTGAAACCACCTAGCCAAATCAAAGAAAACCCGAGTTTAAACATCCAGGGCTGGGCTGAAAGCTAGTCATATCGACCAGTGGTTGCTGCGTGTACCTAGGGGACTATCTCTGTACGAGACCCAGCCCAGACGCCCCAAGGGATGGTCGAAGCGGGCTGGCTGGAATAAGGAGCAGGCCCGAATAAGGAGCAGGCGCGAGTCTCTTGTTGCTAGGCTCGAAGGGAGAACGTGCCACCCCTTACATTGGCCTGGTACCCCCGACCTACTCTCATCCCGCCCAGCAGCGCGTCGGGCAGCGCAACGCGACCCACAGCCGCCCCAGGGGATATCGCCCTCCCTGAAAgaagggagctcacctgccaagTGGGGAGAGAAAGACGATCGCTATTTACTGCTTCCGCCTTTTCAAATCCGTCGCTCCCCTATAACGTCACAAGCAGCTAGGGGTCCTTCCGTTGCCTAGTCGCTTTAATGACCTAAACCCATTCGCTATTTTCTAGGCGGGGAGCGCGGGTTTTTCGCGTTCCAGGCTCGTCACGGCAATCCGCGTGTGCATTTGGTGTCCATCGCAACGCCTGTAAGgaatctccctctcctccccctccccaggcggTGGGTGCGGAAGGAAGGAGCAAGGACAGGCCTCCCCACTGGTGCCGTGAGTGAGGTGCCATGGGAAGCTAGCGGCTCGGTTTGTACTCAGGCAGTGCCGCAGGTAGCCCTGGTGCCGGGGGCCTCGTGCTCCAGGGCCAGGCTTGGTGACTGGGCTGAGGAGGGAGCCGCGCGCTGGGGCTGCGGTTTGCGGCTTCCGCTTCCGGGTCGAGGACTGGAGGCTGGGGGGGACTCGCTGGAGCTGCTGCCGGAGCCGCCATCGCCGCCGCTATGCCTAAAGGAGGTGAGGGAGGGGCGGATGAGAGGAAACAGGCCCCGGAACGGGGGGGCCAAAGGGGGGCCAAGCCCTAAATCCCTGAGGGAGGGCTATAAGCCCCCCAGGAGCGAGGGGGCTACGGGGGGCAATCCCTAGGTTCCTGGGGGAGGGATATAAGCCCCCCACGAGAGGTGGGATAAGGGCGGGCCCACGCTCTaggtccctgggggaggggtATAAGCCCCCCCAGGAGCAGCGGGGTTAGTGGAGGTAACATTTagggctctggggaaggggtgTAAGCCCCCCCCAGGAGTGATGGGATCAAGGGAGGGCCCAAGCCCTGGGAAAGGGGGATAATCCCCCAGGAACGATTGGGTTAAGAGGGAGAGGCAAGCCTCAGGTCCCTAGGGGAATGGAGCGGTGGGTTTTGGGGTGCAAGTCCCCATGGACTGATGGACGGTTCAGGGGAGTACAAGCTGGAAGCCCATGTGGCTGATGGGAGAAGCATGAGGGGGCAATAAGCCCCTGGGAACCTAGGGGTGTGTGCAAGCTGTTGGGGTACTGTGCACAGGGAAAAAGTAGCGGGACTGGTGGCCCATAGCAGATCTAGTGCAGAGTGATGGGTTTTGTTCTGCACGGGGGAGGAGGTTGGCATTTGTTGAGCATGGAGAGTATGATGGGTGCTGTACTGAATGCATGAGGCACTGAGCTCACAAGCTAAATCGGGCACAGAATGCAGTTCCTATGTACCCAGTGTACTGGCTGATGGGGCCTGTTTCAAAGGGATGCTGATAGCATGTTGTTCTTTAAGATTCTTCTTTCAGTGGATTAATATTTGAGAGGCCTCTGGGGATATGCAGAAAGGATCTAAAGGAAGAGAAGGTGGTTACTTGCTGTGTAAGAGACAGTACAGAAGAAGACACACAGATGACTTTTAGTGTATCATTTTAGAGTTTTTAGTGGCTCCAAACCCACCACCATAATAGCTTCACTCACAGCATCTTGCTGTTATGCAGCAGGTACCAACCTGCCTGCGTGTGATACAGGAGAGCTAATGAGGGAATGAGAGGCCATCAAGTCTGAGCTGGCCACCCAGATCATTCTCTAGATGTACTAAATCTGTCCACATAATTGGCTCTGGTGTACTTTCTATGGAATCAAATCTTACTGTGTTAATGTCAATTATTATTCCCCATTCTGCCCTTCCTTTAGTCTCTGCCAATTTACTTTATTAGTGTCCATTAAGTGAGTTTGTGAATTGTTGCCAGACTGTGAGAGAATTCtttaggcatcagatacagtatttctccctctctccccccacccctccgcccgtCTTTAATATCATGAGATTTGTTTCCCAGTTTTTTTTATACAGTTTCTTTGATGTCTTGATCTAGGCCAGCCATCCTTCATACCAGTTTGTACTATATAAAACTGTTGCTAGATAAAGAAAAGGATCCAGACTTATTTGTATTGATGCTcataattatttttgtaatgaaaacTCAATCAATTcaatttttccaattccaaattCATCACACAATTCTAAATATGCCCCTCAAGTTTGTCTGTGGCTTTGCAGGGTGAAaccctgaccccattgaaatcagtgggtgttTTGTCATATACTTCAGGGGGGTCAGGGTTTTGCCTACAGTGTTTGGTAGCAGACTTGGATTTAATCCTGTCAGAAATAATTAACAAAAACCCCAGCTGCATATGTTACAAAtacatcctgctccaaaaggaTCCACTCAGTGAATGCTCTTCTCTTTtctgtaatgtgtgtgtgtgtaattttttatCCTCTATATTCTGTAAAGAAATAACGCTATTGAAGAAGTAGTTCCTAATGTGTTGGGGGGAGAGACCCTTTCTGCTGCACAAATATGAGCTTGTCTGCTAATACAGAACAAGTAGTTTCTGAGGTACTTCTCAATCTCTGTTTAAAGGCTTGTAGAAACCAGGAGTTTTCCCacggttttttgttgttgttttttttaactcataGCTCCATAAAATTCTGCTAAGCTTAAATTCACATTAATAGTGAtacatatttatttcagtttataagAGCATCTAAAACCATGCATAGTTTAGGCTCTGTGTGCCTTTaccataatttaaaaatacaatcatCTGTGggtttcaaagtgctttgcaaaggaggaTAAGAATCATTATccgtattttacagatggggaaactgaggcacagaggtgaagtgacttgcccaacgtaatgcagcaggtcagtggcagagctaggaatagaacccaggttgcATGACTCACAGTCCAAAGCCCCTTACAGTCCTGCCTCCTTTACCATGAGCAAAGGCCT
Coding sequences within:
- the BUD31 gene encoding protein BUD31 homolog is translated as MPKVKRSRKAPPDGWELIEPTLDELDQKMREAETEPHEGKRKVESLWPIFRIHHQKTRYIFDLFYKRKAISRELYEYCIREGYADKNLIAKWKKQGYENLCCLRCIQTRDTNFGTNCICRVPKSKLEVGRIIECTHCGCRGCSG